A genomic stretch from Flavobacterium nitratireducens includes:
- a CDS encoding TonB-dependent receptor, which translates to MKNVHLLILLLSFSSIIAQKSISGVIKDQTGSNLPGVNIIEKGTNNGVSTDLDGKYVIKVKEGATLVFSYIGYKTTEKQATNSVINVTLNSEGGEILSDVVIVGSRNTKRTVVNTAVPIDIINMRDVSTQSGKLEINELLQYVAPSFNANKQSGSDGADHVDPATLRGLGPDQTLVLINGKRRHQSSLINLFGTRGRGNTGTDLNAIPAASIKRIEILRDGAAAQYGSDAIAGVVNIVLNDNIDEFTGTVSYGAYNTNAKGDFPTGTANTDGYRLDQNGFGNTFGKDQAFDGGSVKVSANYGVAVGEKGGYANFTTEYLNKNKTFRPGFDFRKGFGEASILGFNLFGNLSIPVSDKTEIYAFGGRNYRDTDAYAFTRNDGERVVESIYPGGYTPRITSNILDNSFAAGIKTETKSGWKIDFSNTFGKNLFHYYIKGTINASLEEASPTEFDAGGHSLSQNTTNLDFSKNFDSVLDGLNVAFGSEFRTETFNIFAGEEGSYATYDTNGRPISDPSTQSAPIDPISIKARPGGSQGFPGYSPANVVDKSRSNVSLYTDLELDVNKSFLISGAMRFENYSDFGSTFNGKLATRIKASDNFNIRGSISTGFRAPSLAQIYYNLRFTNFSSSGASEILLSPNNSPVTKAFGIEKLNEEKAVNASFGFTSTFGDFNATVDGYFINVKDRIVLTGYFDASSFNLGVDEAQFFVNGVNTKTYGLDVVLSWKKKFADQTFSATLVGNINDMKIGNVKNGTLDKEIFFGEREKAFLLASAPKNKFGLNLSYDVNWFNTGLAFTRFSEVKLIDYGGATDYYSSKLVTDLTLGFKLNKNSKLSIGANNLFNVYPDQQDADVEGGGYWDAVQMGFSGAYYYARLGFNF; encoded by the coding sequence ATGAAAAACGTCCACCTATTAATTCTGCTTTTGAGTTTTAGCTCGATCATAGCACAAAAAAGCATTTCCGGGGTTATCAAAGACCAAACTGGCAGCAATCTGCCTGGGGTAAATATTATTGAAAAAGGAACTAATAATGGCGTTTCCACCGATTTAGATGGAAAATATGTCATCAAAGTAAAAGAGGGTGCAACTTTAGTATTTAGCTATATTGGATACAAAACCACTGAAAAACAAGCTACAAACAGCGTAATAAACGTGACCCTAAATTCTGAAGGTGGCGAAATATTAAGTGATGTGGTAATTGTAGGTTCGAGAAATACCAAAAGAACCGTAGTAAACACCGCTGTTCCTATCGACATCATCAACATGAGGGACGTAAGTACCCAGAGTGGAAAATTAGAAATCAATGAATTACTACAATATGTAGCACCTTCATTTAACGCTAATAAACAATCAGGCTCTGATGGAGCCGACCATGTAGACCCCGCTACTTTAAGAGGTCTTGGACCTGACCAAACTTTAGTGTTAATCAATGGAAAAAGAAGACATCAATCTTCCTTGATCAATTTATTTGGGACACGTGGTAGAGGTAATACTGGTACCGACTTAAATGCTATTCCTGCTGCTTCGATAAAAAGAATTGAAATTTTAAGAGACGGTGCCGCAGCACAATACGGTTCAGATGCTATTGCCGGGGTAGTAAATATTGTTCTAAACGATAATATTGATGAATTCACAGGAACAGTTTCTTACGGCGCCTACAACACTAATGCTAAAGGAGACTTCCCTACCGGAACAGCAAATACTGACGGTTACAGATTAGATCAAAACGGTTTTGGAAACACATTCGGAAAAGACCAAGCCTTTGATGGAGGTTCTGTAAAAGTATCTGCAAATTATGGCGTGGCTGTTGGCGAAAAAGGTGGTTATGCCAATTTTACAACCGAATATTTAAACAAAAACAAAACATTTCGCCCTGGTTTTGATTTCAGAAAAGGATTTGGTGAGGCTTCAATTTTAGGTTTTAACTTATTTGGAAACCTGTCAATACCCGTTTCAGATAAAACCGAAATTTATGCTTTTGGAGGACGAAATTATCGTGACACTGATGCTTATGCGTTCACTAGAAATGATGGAGAAAGAGTGGTTGAATCTATTTATCCTGGAGGTTATACACCACGAATCACTTCTAATATTCTTGACAATTCTTTTGCGGCAGGCATCAAAACAGAAACCAAAAGTGGCTGGAAAATAGACTTCAGTAATACTTTTGGAAAAAACTTATTCCACTATTACATCAAAGGAACAATAAATGCATCACTCGAAGAAGCTTCGCCAACTGAATTTGACGCTGGTGGTCATAGCCTAAGTCAAAATACTACCAATTTAGATTTTTCGAAAAACTTTGATTCGGTTTTAGATGGTTTAAACGTTGCTTTTGGTTCGGAATTCAGAACCGAAACTTTTAATATTTTTGCCGGAGAAGAAGGTTCTTATGCTACTTATGACACCAACGGCAGACCTATATCTGACCCAAGCACGCAATCAGCACCAATTGACCCTATTTCAATTAAAGCAAGACCCGGAGGCTCACAAGGATTCCCAGGATATAGTCCTGCAAATGTGGTAGACAAAAGTCGCTCTAATGTATCTTTATATACCGATCTAGAGCTTGATGTAAATAAATCCTTTTTAATTAGCGGAGCGATGCGTTTTGAAAATTATAGTGATTTTGGAAGCACATTCAACGGAAAACTAGCAACCCGTATCAAAGCTTCAGACAATTTCAACATTAGAGGCTCTATTAGTACAGGATTTAGAGCTCCATCATTAGCTCAAATTTATTATAACCTAAGATTTACCAACTTTAGTTCAAGCGGTGCTTCCGAAATATTACTTTCACCAAATAACAGCCCGGTTACTAAAGCCTTTGGTATAGAAAAACTTAATGAAGAAAAAGCCGTAAATGCTTCATTTGGTTTCACATCAACTTTTGGTGATTTTAATGCTACTGTTGATGGCTATTTTATCAATGTCAAAGACAGAATTGTTTTGACTGGATATTTTGATGCTTCTTCCTTTAATTTGGGTGTCGATGAAGCGCAATTTTTCGTTAATGGCGTTAATACCAAAACCTATGGTTTGGATGTAGTCCTTTCTTGGAAAAAGAAATTTGCAGACCAAACTTTTAGTGCCACTTTAGTTGGAAACATAAACGATATGAAAATTGGAAATGTTAAAAATGGTACTTTAGACAAAGAAATTTTCTTTGGCGAAAGAGAAAAAGCCTTCTTACTAGCTTCAGCACCTAAAAATAAATTTGGACTAAACCTTAGTTACGATGTAAATTGGTTCAACACAGGATTAGCATTTACCCGTTTTAGCGAAGTTAAGCTAATTGATTATGGTGGAGCTACTGACTATTATAGTTCAAAACTAGTAACCGATTTAACTTTAGGATTCAAATTAAACAAAAATTCTAAACTAAGCATTGGAGCTAACAACCTATTTAATGTTTACCCTGATCAACAAGATGCTGATGTAGAAGGTGGTGGTTACTGGGATGCGGTCCAAATGGGTTTTAGCGGAGCTTATTACTATGCTCGATTAGGTTTTAATTTCTAA